From the genome of Cynocephalus volans isolate mCynVol1 chromosome 14, mCynVol1.pri, whole genome shotgun sequence, one region includes:
- the LOC134363164 gene encoding LOW QUALITY PROTEIN: melanoma inhibitory activity protein 2-like (The sequence of the model RefSeq protein was modified relative to this genomic sequence to represent the inferred CDS: inserted 1 base in 1 codon), translating into MEVPGAAPQPYLGLVLGKLCRTVAALPEDLRPGPGFPWELVTCAALTGFLILLFLWRSVRSVRSRLYVRREKKLAEKLSGLIEEKCKLLDKLCVVQEEYEGLESAVKDASFEKGSTEAQSLEATYEKLSSSKSKLEDEIVFLAKELKEQKSKHCEQDELMADISKRIQSLEDESKSIQSQVAEAKLICKIFQMNEERLKVAIKDALNENSQLQESQKQLLQEAEVLKEQVSELNKQKIIFENSKVQAERVLSDKENHIKSLAERLLKMTDWAAVLGEDMMADDLELQMKSESQNGARLDDLPKGALKKLIHTAKLNASFKTLEGERNQIYPELSEVDKTKEELIEHITNLQTEQASLQSENTQLESENQKLRQKLKGMTELYQENGMKLHRKLIAEEKDRLEKEEKLSKVEEKMSHAAEELETYRRRARDAEEELERSVRSYQGQMTAYEKEAHGSWVAAETAERHLRYLRKVNVSKRQKLAEKEFKFELFKKDPYVVDVPKTAFGRGSRGPENTLDHQMTNERGESGCDRLTDSHGAPSGYLSPPWEQHRRMRIPPPGHPCSDPALLPRRQDGFDSNPGGPSGPAELRSFNLASLDKVDGPKPSQTESSRNDTKDDLGNVNVPHSSVPAEREASGPGFAPPPFPAIRGPLFPVDRRGPFMRREPPFPPPPPGSMYGAPQNYYLPRDFPPPPPFAMRNVYSLRGFPPYVPLGAGFSPPPPHSESRGEFPSGSIPCSNEPAPEXPEAQQET; encoded by the exons atggaggtgcccggggctgcccctcagccgtacttggggctggtcctgggaaagctgtgcaggactgtggcagcattgcctgaagacctgagaccgggccctggttttccgtgggaactggtgacatgtgcggctcttactggatttttgattctcttgtttttgtggagaagtgttcgatcggtgagaagccggctttatgtgagaagagagaaaaagcttgctgaaaagctttctggactaattgaagaaaaatgtaaactacttgacaaactttgcgttgttcaagaggagtatgaaggcttggagtcagctgtgaaggatgccagctttgagaaggggtcaacagaagcacaaagcttggaggcaacctatgaaaagctgagcagctccaaatctaaacttgaggatgaaatagtctttctagccaaagaattaaaggaacagaaatctaaacattgtgagcaagatgaattgatggcggatatttcaaaaaggatacagtccctagaagatgaatcgaaatccatccagtcacaagtagctgaagccaaactaatctgcaaaatatttcaaatgaatgaagaacgtctgaaggtggcaataaaagacgccttgaatgaaaattcccaacttcaggaaagccagaaacagcttttacaagaagcggaagtattgaaagaacaagtgagtgaacttaataaacagaaaataatatttgaaaactccaaagtccaggcagaacgagttctgagtgataaagaaaatcacatcaagtctctggctgaacgcttgctcaagatgacagactgggctgctgtgcttggagaagacatgatggctgatgacttggaattgcagatgaagagtgaatcacaaaatggtgctcgcttagatgatctgccaaaaggagctttgaagaaactgattcacactgctaagttaaatgcttctttcaaaaccctagaaggagaaagaaaccaaatttaccctgagttgtctgaagtagataaaacaaaggaagagcttatagagcatattacaaatctccagactgaacaagcatctttacagtcagaaaacacacagttggaaagtgaaaatcagaagcttcggcagaaacttaaaggaatgactgaactgtatcaagaaaatggaatgaaactccacaggaagttaatagcagaggaaaaggaccggttagagaaggaggagaaactttccaaagtagaagagaagatgagccatgcagctgaggaactggagacctacagaaggagagccagagatgcagaagaagaattggagagaagcgttcgttcttatcaagggcagatgactgcctatgagaaagaagcgcatggcagctgggtggcagctgagactgctgaaagacacctcaggtatttaaggaaagtaaatgtttccaagagacaaaaattagctgaaaaagagtttaaatttgaacttttcaaaaaagatccatatgtagttgatgttccaaagacagcatttg gaagaggctcaagaggcccagagaatactctggatcaccagatgaccaatgaaagaggagaatcgggctgtgataggttaaccgattctcatggagcaccatctgggtacctgtcacctccgtgggaacagcaccggaggatgaggatccctccaccaggccacccatgttctgatccagctcttcttccacgaaggcaagacggatttgattctaatcctggtggaccgtctggcccagcagaactcagaagttttaacctggcttctttggataaagtggatgggccaaagccctcacaaacggaatccagcagaaatgataccaaagacgaccttggtaatgtaaatgtgcctcattcatctgtgcctgctgaaagggaagcaagtggccctggctttgctcctccaccttttcctgcaatcagaggtccattgtttccagtggataggaggggtccattcatgagaagagaacctccttttcctccacctcctccaggaagcatgtatggagctcctcaaaattattatctcccaagggatttccct ccaccacctccatttgcaatgagaaatgtctattcactgaggggatttcctccttatgttcctctaggagctggattttcacctccacccccacattctgaaagtaggggtgagttcccttcagggtcgattccgtgctcaaatgagcctgctcctg atccagaagcacagcaagaaacctga